The following proteins are encoded in a genomic region of Pungitius pungitius chromosome 17, fPunPun2.1, whole genome shotgun sequence:
- the LOC119218915 gene encoding chromodomain-helicase-DNA-binding protein 4 isoform X4, which yields MSGSEDDRDDYAAPEDRLMHDDEDGEVSENEAPKVKKKKKAKKSKESKGSKRRSRREELPVSSPEPMDMVGAEGGHGQHSDSEGSDYTPGRKKKRRGSSGKEKKRSSSGAERSSSRKKEKEKEPEPEEDDDDDDDDDSSEPKSSSQLLDDWGMEDIDHVFTEEDYRSLTNYKAFSQFVRPLIAAKNPKIAVSKMMMVLGAKWREFSTNNPLRGAAAANAALATANVPAAVDTMVAEVAPVAVAPPPPPPVEAQQPPPPPLRKAKTKEGKGPNARKKSKPTPKQLEKKNSAKTKKVAPLKIKLGGFNSKRKRSSSEEDEPEVDSDFEDGSMNSVSVSEGSNSRSSRSKKKASKSKPKKKKEAEDGDGYETDHQDYCEVCQQGGEIILCDTCPRAYHMVCLDPDMEKAPEGTWSCPHCEKEGIQWEAREEASEGEEDLGDTGDPEEDDLHMEFCRVCKDGGELLCCDSCPSSYHIHCLNPPLPEIPNGEWICPRCTCPSMKGKVQKILTWRWGEAPPPTPVPRPPDLAADAPDPKPLAGRPDREFFAKWSNMSYWHCSWVTELQLELHCQVMFRNYQRKNDMDDPPPIDFAEGEEDKSVKRKAKDPMYAQLDEKYLRFGIKFEWLMMHRIINHSVDRKNNIHYLIKWRELPYDQATWEADDMDVPDYDTYKVQYWNHRELMMGDEGKPGKKIKVKGRVKRPDRPPENPVVDPTIKFERQPDYLDSTGGTLHPYQLEGLNWLRFSWAQGTDTILADEMGLGKTVQTAVFLYSLYKEGHSKGPFLVSAPLSTIINWEREFEMWAPDMYVVTYVGDKDSRAVIRENEFSFEDNAIRGGKKASRMKKDSSVKFHVLLTSYELITIDMAILGSIDWACLVVDEAHRLKNNQSKFFRVLNNYPLQHKLLLTGTPLQNNLEELFHLLNFLTPERFSKLEIFLEEFADIAKEDQIKKLHDMLGPHMLRRLKADVFKHMPSKTELIVRVELSPLQKKYYKFILTKNFEALNTKGGGNQVSLLNVVMDLKKCCNHPYLFPTAAIEAPKMPNGMYDGNSLTKAAGKLTLLQTMMRKLKAGGHRVLIFSQMTKMLDLLEDFLENEGYKYERIDGGITGGMRQEAIDRFNAPGAPQFAFLLSTRAGGLGINLATADTVIIYDSDWNPHNDIQAFSRAHRIGQNKKVMIYRFVTKASVEERITQVAKKKMMLTHLVVRPGLGSKTGSMSKQELDDILKFGTEQLFKDEFDGGLGENKNKEEDSSVIHYDEKAIDRLLDRNQDATEDKELQSMNEYLSSFKVAQYVVKDEEEEEEEVQREIIKQEESVDPDYWEKLLRHHYEQQQEDLARNLGKGKRIRKQVNYNDGSQEDRADWQDDQSDGQSDYSVASEEGDEDFDERSEANSRRPSRKGLRNDKDKPLPPLLARVGGNIEVLGFNSRQRKAFLNAVMRYGMPPQDAFTTQWLVRDLRGKSEKEFKAYVSLFMRHLCEPGADGAETFADGVPREGLSRQHVLTRIGVMSLIRKKVQEFEHVNGQWSMPWMAELEESKKAAAAGQPDSPGKTPSTGTPADTQPNTPAAGDDSASSKMEEAAAKDPEEVKKEGGEAEKNGKEVDEVIAIPDDDEDEEEEEEEEKSPEPESKKNGEEPMETDAPSNGEADKEKPTEEGTKSPEAGEETKSTPEAKAEGSEVKPEGAEVKAEEKKEEKMDVTPPADEKKADLKEEKEPLKAEDATKLQNGDGSKEGGASAAAPPLAASTTAAVIAAAASEEKKKAKSRFMFNIADGGFTELHSLWQNEERAATVTKKTNEIWHRRHDYWLLAGIIQHGYARWQDIQNDVKFAILNEPFKGEMNRGNFLEIKNKFLARRFKLLEQALVIEEQLRRAAYLNMSEDPSHPSMALNTRFSEVECLAESHQHLSKESMSGNKPANAVLHKVLKQLEELLSDMKADVTRLPATIARIPPVAVRLQMSERNILSRLASRGPETQTQSQTQQMSQQ from the exons ACGACGAGGACGGCGAAGTCTCCGAGAACGAGGCGCcgaaggtgaagaagaagaagaaggccaaGAAGAGCAAGGAGAGCAAAGGCAGCAAGAGGCGGTCGCGCAGAGAG GAGCTCCCCGTCAGCTCCCCGGAGCCCATGGACATGGTCGGGGCGGAGGGGGGCCACGGCCAGCACTCGGACAGCGAGGGCAGCGACTACACGCCGGGAcgcaagaagaagaggaggggcagCAGCggcaaggagaagaagaggagcagctccGGGGCCGAGAGGAGCAGCtccaggaagaaggagaaggagaaggagccggagcccgaggaggacgacgacgacgacgatgacgacgacagctcg gagCCGAAGTCGTCGTCCCAGCTGCTGGATGACTGGGGCATGGAGGACATCGACCACGTCTTCACCGAGGAGGACTACCGCTCGCTCACCAACTACAAGGCCTTCAGCCAGTTCGTCAG GCCCCTCATCGCCGCTAAGAACCCCAAAATCGCCGTGTCCAAGATGATGATGGTTCTGGGCGCCAAGTGGCGGGAGTTCAGCACCAACAACCCGCTGAGGGGGGCAGCTGCCGCCAACGCTGCCCTGGCCACCGCCAACGTGCCGGCCGCGGTCGACACCATGGTGGCAGAGGTGGCGCCGGTTGCCGTGGCTCCGCCGCCACCGCCCCCGGTGGAAGctcagcagccgccgccgccgccgctacGCAAGGCCAAGACCAAGGAGGGGAAAG GTCCCAACGCCCGCAAGAAGTCCAAACCCACACCTAAACAACTAGAGAAGAAGAACAGCGCCAAGACGAAGAAGGTGGCTCCTCTCAAGATCAAGCTGGGGGGCTTCAACAGCAAAAGGAAGCGCTCGTCG AGCGAGGAGGACGAGCCCGAAGTGGACAGCGACTTTGAGGACGGCAGCATGAACAGCGTCTCCGTCTCCGAGGGCTCAAACAgccgcagcagccgcagcaagAAGAAGGCCTCCAAGAGCAagcccaagaagaagaaag AAGCAGAGGACGGGGACGGCTACGAGACGGATCACCAGGACTACTGCGAGGTCTGCCAGCAGGGCGGCGAGATCATCCTGTGCGACACCTGCCCCAGAGCGTACCACATGGTGTGCCTGGACCCGGACATGGAGAAGGCCCCCGAGGGCACCTGGAGCTGCCCGCACTGT gagaaggagggcaTCCAGTGGGAGGCCCGGGAGGAGGCCtcggagggcgaggaggaccTCGGCGACACCGGAGACCCGGAGGAGGACGACCTGCACATGGAGTTCTGCCGGGTGTGCAAAGACGGGGGCGAGCTGCTGTGCTGCGACTCGTGTCCCTCGTCCTACCACATACACTGCCTCAACCCGCCGCTGCCCGAGATCCCCAACGGGGAGTGGATCTGCCCCCGCTgcacg tgtcCATCCATGAAGGGGAAGGTCCAGAAGATCCTGACGTGGCGATGGGGAGAGGCCCCTCCTCCCACGCCGGTGCCCCGCCCCCCGGACCTGGCGGCCGACGCCCCCGACCCCAAGCCGCTGGCGGGCCGTCCGGACAGGGAGTTCTTCGCCAAGTGGTCCAACATGTCGTACTGGCACTGCTCCTGGGTCACcgagctccag ctggagcTCCACTGTCAGGTGATGTTCAGGAACTACCAGCGGAAGAACGACATGGACGACCCGCCGCCCATCGACTTCGCCGAGGGCGAGGAGGACAAGAGCGTGaagaggaaggccaaggacccCATGTACGCTCAGCTGGACGAGAAGTACCTCCGCTTCGGCATCAAGTTCGAGTGGCTGATGATGCACCGGATCATCAACCACAG TGTGGACAGGAAGAATAACATCCACTACCTGATCAAGTGGAGGGAGCTGCCCTACGACCAGGCCACCTGGGAGGCCGACGACATGGACGTGCCCGACTACGACACCTACAAGGTGCAGTACTGGAACCACAG ggagCTGATGATGGGAGACGAGGGGAAGCCGGGGAAGAAGATCAAGGTGAAGGGACGAGTGAAGCGGCCCGACCGCCCCCCCGAGAACCCCGTGGTGGAC CCCACCATCAAGTTTGAGCGGCAGCCGGATTACCTGGACAGCACGGGGGGGACGCTGCACCCCTACCAGCTGGAGGGCCTCAACTGGCTGCGCTTCTCCTGGGCGCAGGGCACCGACACCATCCTGGCCGACGAGATGGGCCTCGGGAAGACGGTGCAGACGGCCGTCTTCCTCTACTCGCTGTACAaagag ggccaCTCCAAGGGGCCGTTCCTGGTCAGCGCGCCGCTCTCCACCATCATCAACTGGGAGAGGGAGTTTGAGATGTGGGCCCCCGACATGTACGTGGTGACCTACGTGGGGGACAAAGACAGCAGAGCCGTCATCCGAGAGAACGAGTTCTCCTTTGAGGACAACGCCATCCGAGGGGGGAAGAAGGCCTCCAGGATGAAG AAAGACTCGTCGGTCAAGTTCCACGTCCTGCTGACGTCCTACGAGCTGATCACCATCGACATGGCCATCCTGGGCTCCATCGACTGGGCCTGCCTGGTGGTGGACGAGGCCCACAGGCTGAAGAACAACCAGTCCAAG TTTTTCCGGGTGTTGAACAACTACCCCCTGCAGCACAAACTGCTGCTGACTGGAACGCCCCTGcagaacaacctggaggagCTTTTCCACCTGCTCAACTTCCTCACGCCCGAGAGGTTCAG TAAGCTGGAGATCTTCCTGGAGGAGTTCGCCGACATCGCCAAGGAGGACCAGATCAAGAAGCTGCACGACATGCTGGGTCCGCACATGCTCAGGAGGCTGAAGGCCGACGTCTTCAAGCACATGCCCTCCAAGACGGAGCTCATCGTCCGAGTGGAGCTCAGCCCTCTGCAGAA gaaaTACTACAAATTCATCCTGACGAAAAACTTTGAGGCGCTGAACaccaaaggaggaggaaaccaGGTTTCTCTGCTCAACGTGGTGATGGACCTGAAGAAGTGCTGCAACCATCCTTACCTCTTCCCCACGGCCGCCATT GAAGCGCCGAAGATGCCCAACGGGATGTACGACGGCAACTCGCTGACGAAGGCCGCCGGGAAGCTGACGCTGCTGCAGACGATGATGAGGAAGCTGAAGGCCGGAGGTCACCGGGTGCTCATCTTCTCTCAG atgACCAAGATGTTGGACTTGCTCGAGGACTTCCTGGAGAACGAGGGCTACAAGTACGAGAGGATCGACGGCGGCATCACCGGCGGCATGAGACAGGAAGCCATCGACCGCTTCAACG cgcccgGCGCGCCGCAGTTCGCCTTCCTGCTGTCGACGAGGGCCGGCGGTCTGGGCATCAACCTGGCCACCGCCGACACCGTCATCATCTACGACTCCGACTGGAACCCCCACAACGACATCCAG GCCTTCAGCAGAGCTCATCGTATCGGGCAGAACAAGAAGGTGATGATCTACCGCTTCGTCACCAAGGCCTCTGTGGAGGAGAGGATCACTCAG GTCGCCAAGAAGAAGATGATGCTGACTCACCTGGTGGTCCGACCTGGTCTCGGATCCAAGACGGGCTCCATGTCCAAACAGGAGCTGGACGACATCCTGAAGTTCGGGACGGAGCAGCTCTTCAAAGACGAGTTCGACGGCGGTCtgg GTGAGAACAAGAacaaggaggaggacagcagcgTCATTCACTACGACGAGAAGGCCATCGACCGCCTGCTGGACCGCAACCAGGACGCCACGGAGGACAAGGAGCTGCAGAGCATGAACGAGTACCTGAGCTCCTTCAAGGTGGCTCAGTACGTGGtcaaagacgaggaggaggag gaggaggaggtgcagcgtGAGATCATCAAGCAGGAGGAGAGCGTGGACCCCGACTACTGGGAGAAGCTGCTGCGCCACCACtacgagcagcagcaggaggatctgGCCCGCAACCTGGGCAAAGGCAAGCGCATCCGCAAGCAGGTGAACTACAACGACGGCTCCCAGGAAGACAGAG CCGACTGGCAGGACGACCAGTCCGACGGCCAGTCGGATTACTCTGTGGCGTCCGAGGAGGGCGACGAGGACTTTGACGAGCGATCGGAAG CCAACTCCCGCCGGCCCAGCAGGAAGGGCCTGAGGAACGACAAGGacaagccgctgccccccctgCTGGCCAGGGTGGGAGGCAACATCGAG gTGTTGGGCTTCAACTCTCGACAGAGGAAGGCCTTCCTGAACGCAGTGATGCGTTATGGGATGCCCCCCCAGGACGCCTTCACCACCCAGTGGCTGGTCCGGGACCTGCGGGGGAAATCTGAGAAAGAGTTCAA GGCTTACGTCTCTCTCTTCATGCGTCACCTCTGCGAGCCCGGCGCCGACGGGGCCGAGACCTTTGCCGACGGCGTCCCCCGGGAAGGGTTGTCGCGGCAACACGTTCTCACGCGCATCGGCGTCATGTCGCTCATTCgcaagaag GTCCAGGAGTTCGAGCACGTGAACGGCCAGTGGTCGATGCCCTGGATggccgagctggaggagagcaagaaggcggcggcggcgggtcaGCCCGACTCGCCCGGGAAGACGCCGTCCACCGGCACGCCCGCCGACACGCAGCCCAACACGCCCGCTGCGG GTGACGACTCTGCCTCCTcaaagatggaggaggcggcggcgaaGGACccggaggaggtgaagaaggaggGCGGCGAGGCGGAGAAGAACGGCAAAGAGGTCGACGAG GTGATCGCCATCCCAGATGAcgacgaagacgaggaggaggaagaggaggaggagaagagcccGGAGCCGGAGAGCAAGAAGAACGGCGAGGAGCCGATGGAGACGGACGCACCCAGCAACGGGGAGGCCGACAAGGAGAAGCCGACCGAGGAAGGGACCAAGAGTCCGGAGGCAGGCGAGGAAACAAAGTCCACGCCGGAGGCCAAGGcggaggggtcagaggtcaaaccagAGGGCGCCGAGGTCAAAG cagaagaaaagaaagaagaaaagatggaCGTCACGCCGCCTGCAGATGAAAAGAAAG CCGatctgaaggaggagaaggagcctcTGAAGGCGGAGGATGCCACCAAACTGCAGAACGGAGACGGCAGCAAAGAGGGCGGAGCATcggccgccgccccccctctcgccgcctccaccacagcagcagtcatcgctgccgccgccagcgaggagaagaagaaggcaaagAGCCGGTTCATGTTCAACATCGCTGATGGAGGAttcacag aGCTTCACTCCTTGTGGCAGAATGAAGAGCGCGCCGCCACGGTGACCAAGAAAACCAACGAGATCTGGCACCGTCGCCATGACTACTGGCTGCTGGCTGGCATCATACa ACACGGCTACGCCCGCTGGCAGGACATCCAGAACGACGTGAAGTTCGCCATCCTCAACGAGCCCTTCAAGGGGGAGATGAACCGGGGGAACTTCCTCGAAATCAAGAACAAGTTCCTTGCCAGGAGGTTCAAG CTGTTGGAGCAGGCGCTGGTGATCGAG